Within Bacillus sp. Marseille-Q1617, the genomic segment CACAATTGAAAAATCCGTCGTCATGCTTGCGAGCTTATAGGTCTTCTCGCGTAATCCTTCCAACTCCTGCTCTAGTTCTTCTGCTTGCACTGGCAGGTATTGATTCGAGCCGCCTTGTTTGGATTTTACTTTATTTATCGAATGAATTGCAGCTTCTGTAACACCCAAGCCTAATGGAATTTGATAGAATATAAATGCCGGACGCACTTGTTTGATAAAGGAATCGGCATCTTCAGCTATTAACCAGTTATCCGGGATAAAGACACCTTTGAATTGACAGGCAAACGTTGCACTTCCGTTCAGACCTAAATAATCAATTTTTTCCTTCAGGTTTAAACCATCCACATCACATGGGATACAAGCCATGATTCGTTGATCATCGTCCACTTCAGCCACAATTCCAAACCAATGTGTATCACCCAGATTCGAAACAGATGGCAGTGTTCCAGACACAGAATAACCACCTTCAGTTCGCGTTGCATTCAGGTGCAGCTTCTCCATTCCACCGTAAAATTTCATTGGGTTTGATAACCCTGTCCCACCGAGAAGATCACCTTTTTCGAGCTTCGGTAAAATTTCTTCCTTCAAGTAGGCATTCGTACTATGACGTAAGTAAGTCATCGATGTTAACTGGCACCACAAATTAAATGCCGTTGTCATACACACCTTAGCCGTTTCTTCAACAAGTGCGATTTCCCGTTGTAATACGTGATTGACAGGTAAGTCCCGGGATTGATAAAATCCAGCTTTTCCTAATTCAAGCAAGTATTCTTTCGCATAATAAGCTTCACAATCTATTTGTCTGACAAACGGCTTTAATTGTTCTTGTATGATGGCTTCCAACTTATCATTTTGACTAAATTCTTTTGATATCATAGTACTCTACCTCTCTTAAATTATTGCTTTCTAACGGCGGGCCGGGGACTCTGGCCTCATTATGTAAGGAAATATAATGATGAGGAGAAAAACATGTGGAATAAGAAACAAAACAAGGAGTCAGGCACCCAGTATGCGTACAATCGGGGCTTGAGGCACATGTGCCTCAAGCCTCACTTGCACTCTTATCACTTAGGCATTGTCAATTTCAGTAATGGAGTCTAAAGGCGTATTAACTGCTTCACGCGCTCTTTTTACTGCATCTTCATCAGGAGCATCATAGAAGCATAAGCACTTAGACATATCTTCACATACATATGTCCTTGAGAAGGATACCTCAGGAACCTCTGCATAGTGAACAGAATTTTTCTTCTTACGATCTAGATAGGCATCCATCGTCAAGTTCTCCGGCAAGTTCCATTGAACCAGATAATTAACCTTATCAGCTTGTTTCTTTACGTCATCCAGCTCTTTACCCACTAACCTTACTTCTTTCACTAATTCCACAGTCAGATCTAAGTCTGAAAGAGAATCAGATACCGCCTCTTGACTTTCTCCTTCAAAAATGAAAAATGTTCTTGAAAGATCCTTCGAAACTTGCACCTCTACAAGGTTAACTTCCTTTTTTTCAACTGCTGAATTGATTTCCTCGACTTTGCTTTCAAAAGCAGATTTATTTGAAACCCCGTTTACTGTTGACTCAACTAAAAATAAAGCCATTTGCTCCACTCCTTTAAAAATTAGATTTACTCTATAGATTATTTTATTATACTCAGTTGCAAAAAACAACCAACTAACATTTTTATATTTATGATATATTTATGTTAAAATAATGCTACGCGCAAAAGGAGGACCCTTAATTGAAAACAACCTACAATTTACCTTGTAATATTGCACAAACATTAAACATAATTGGAGACCGGTGGACACTATTAATTGCACATGAAATCCTAAAAGGAAATGTGCAATTCACTGATATCAAAAAATCCTTGGAAGGAATCTCATCAAATATCTTGTCTGATCGTATAAAATACTTAGAGAAATGCGGCCTTGTCACCTCAGTGTTGTACTCTGAACACCCGCCACGCTATCAATACCAACTAACGGATAGCGGAAAGGATTTAGAACCCATCTTTAACGCCATACTGTTATGGGGACGTGACCATTTACAAAAATGCTATAAAAAGATCATTCACTCCGAGTGTCAGCATGAAGTGACAATCGCCTATTACTGCCCACATTGCGAGACCAACGTTGACAATCTTTCGGTGGTTGAAGTGAACGAAGAAAAAGTAAGTTCCTGACACTTAATGTGTTAGGGACTATTTTCTTTTCAAGGCAGTTTCATTAGATGGAGACAACGCCCAGATTCCTACTTCGACGGCGTTACTCCACCCCACTGTTTCTGAATCCATTTTTCAAAAGCGGTAATTGCTTTATCTAATAATAATCCGCATAAACCAATAAAAATGATACCGGCTAGAACCAGATCTAATCGAAGTAAATTCCTCGCATCAACAATCAAGTAACCCAGGCCTGATTGTGCACCAACCATTTCACCGGAAACCAAAAAGATCCAAGCCGTGCCCAGAGCAATGTGCAGTCCGTTGGCGATGTATGGAAATGTTGCCGGGAAAATGATTTTTGTCATCAATTGGGGTTGCTTTATCTCCAAATTCTCTGCAACTTTCAAATAGGTTTTATCCACTTTTTTCACAGCTGAAACTGTTGAAAGCAACACGGGATAAAATGCTGCAATGAAAATAATTACGATGGCCGGGGCGTTTCCGATACCAAACCATAACACAATAAATGGAGACCACGCGATTGGCGCAACCGGACGTAATACTTGTACGATTGGATCGATGATATTCCATACTCTTTCCATGCGTCCAAGCAATAACCCTAAAACAATTGCCGTAACGACTGCTAACAAATAGCCTGTTGCAAAACGAAAGAGGCTGACCTGCAGGTGTACGAACAATGTTCCATCTGCGATCAATGAAATAATTCCATTTAAAACCATAAGTGGTGTCGGAAATAAATTTTCATTAACATCGGTTACTACAATCACCATCTGCCAAAGAGCGATAAGGATGGCAAAACCTATTAAGATATTTAATAACTTCTTTACCGCGTTATTCATGTCATCACATCGCTTTATTAATAAAAGAATTATCCACGAAATCTTCATACGTTGGTGGATTTTCAGAAAGACCCATTTCCTTGATGTAATTTCTCAACTCTGTATAGGAATCTTCATTAATTTTTAAGTCATCATACGAAATCCACTCAAGTGACTGTTCAAGCACCTTATCATCTACATCTAAATAATCCTTAATAATCGTATTCGTTTCCTCATGACCTTCTTCTGCTTCCATCCCTGCCGCTACATAGGAGTCTATGAACTCTTGTGCTGCTTCCGGTTCATCTTCAAGAAACTCACCTCGCATAACAAGGGCACAGTCGATTGCATTTTGCCAAAGGTCATCCTCTTGATAAAGAACTTTTCCATTTCCATTCACCACGGATTGAGCTCCGAACGGCTCTGCTACAACATATCCGGCAATCCTTCCTTCTGAAAGTGCAGCTGGCATTTCAGCGGGTGGCATCTCAACGGCATTTACATAATCATAAGAAAAACCTGCTTGTTTCAAAGCTTGGTAGAGTAATATATTGTGTGTCGAAAACTTATGTGGTATTGCAAATGTCTTCCCCTTAAGGTCTGATACACTTTCTATATCATTTGCTACTACAAGCGCGTTACCATCACGATGCCCAAGAGCAACTGCTTTCAAGTCAATTCCTTGTTCCTTTGCCCGCATCGCAACGGTTACTAAGGCAGATGCCCCATCAATACTACCCGTATTTAATGCGTCCATCAGATCCGGCCAAGATCCAAACTTTACGAGTTCTAATTCAAAGTTTTCGAAGCCTTCTTCAGCAAGTGCCTCTTCAACATATAATGGAACTGCGTGAGTGATAGGCAAATAGCCTATTCTAATCTTTGTTTTTCCTTCTTCACCACTAGAACTGTCCTGCCCGCCACAGCCTGTCAACAGCAGTGCCAAAATTAATCCAAACGCAAGTAATTTGCTCCATTTTCCTTTACTTTTCATCATGAATACCTCCCCATCCTTTGTCGGTTAAATATGATAACTAATAGTATTACTTCCTCCACTAAACTGAAACTCTTCAAAAATCCGCTTACGATAATATTGGAAATTACCATGACTTCGATCACGAGGCTTTGACATCTCAATCTTAATTTCACGATGAACTTCACCAGGATTTTTACTCATTATAAATATGCGGTCTGACAAATAAATAGCCTCGTCAATATCATGTGTAACAAGGACAAAAGTAGCGTTGCTGCTTTCTTGAATCTTTAGTAATTCATCCTGTAAATAATAGCGGTTAAAAGCATCCAATGCAGCAAGTGGTTCATCCATCAAAATAATTTCCGGCTCAGTTATCAAAGCGCGGGCAATTGCCACACGTTGCTGCATCCCGCCCGACATCTCATGAGGGAATTGCTGCCCCTTGTTCTCTAAACCTACTAACTTTAAATAGTTCAAAACACGGTCTTTACGTTCAGCAGAAGAAAGTTTTTGCCCCTCTAAACCTAGTTCAACGTTTTTAAACACTGTTCTCCATGGCAGTAAACCATAATTTTGAAACAGCATCATACAATTTTTGCTTGGCTTTTTCACTTCATTTCCATCTATATGGACCTTGCCGGCAGTAGCCTTCTCAAATCCACCGATAATATTGAGCAAAGTACTTTTCCCACAGCCACTCTCACCTAAGATGGAGACAAATTCATTCCTATTCACATGTAAAGAAACATTATTCAATACTTGTTCACTACTGCCATTAAAGGATTTACTAACATTATCTATTTGAACGAGCTTATCATCTGCCATGCATTAACACCCCACCCTATCTTATAAAATCTTTATGCATTAAATATGTATGATTATAAGACCCTTAATTCCGATATACTTACTTTGTATTGTTGTAGGTAAGTTTATTATACTTTGTTAAAAAATTCAACCTAGTTTTTTACCACCGGATGATTTTTTCGCCCAAAGTCCTAAAAATCAGAATACTAAACCATATGAGCCGAGGGGCCAGGCGCAGGAGCTGGATGCAGAAACCATCCCTTTTATCCACAACCCAGGAATATTATATTTTCTTAACATTAAAAAAGCCTCTATTGCATAC encodes:
- a CDS encoding ABC transporter ATP-binding protein; this encodes MADDKLVQIDNVSKSFNGSSEQVLNNVSLHVNRNEFVSILGESGCGKSTLLNIIGGFEKATAGKVHIDGNEVKKPSKNCMMLFQNYGLLPWRTVFKNVELGLEGQKLSSAERKDRVLNYLKLVGLENKGQQFPHEMSGGMQQRVAIARALITEPEIILMDEPLAALDAFNRYYLQDELLKIQESSNATFVLVTHDIDEAIYLSDRIFIMSKNPGEVHREIKIEMSKPRDRSHGNFQYYRKRIFEEFQFSGGSNTISYHI
- a CDS encoding ABC transporter permease, giving the protein MNNAVKKLLNILIGFAILIALWQMVIVVTDVNENLFPTPLMVLNGIISLIADGTLFVHLQVSLFRFATGYLLAVVTAIVLGLLLGRMERVWNIIDPIVQVLRPVAPIAWSPFIVLWFGIGNAPAIVIIFIAAFYPVLLSTVSAVKKVDKTYLKVAENLEIKQPQLMTKIIFPATFPYIANGLHIALGTAWIFLVSGEMVGAQSGLGYLIVDARNLLRLDLVLAGIIFIGLCGLLLDKAITAFEKWIQKQWGGVTPSK
- a CDS encoding helix-turn-helix domain-containing protein, whose amino-acid sequence is MKTTYNLPCNIAQTLNIIGDRWTLLIAHEILKGNVQFTDIKKSLEGISSNILSDRIKYLEKCGLVTSVLYSEHPPRYQYQLTDSGKDLEPIFNAILLWGRDHLQKCYKKIIHSECQHEVTIAYYCPHCETNVDNLSVVEVNEEKVSS
- a CDS encoding ABC transporter substrate-binding protein, whose protein sequence is MKSKGKWSKLLAFGLILALLLTGCGGQDSSSGEEGKTKIRIGYLPITHAVPLYVEEALAEEGFENFELELVKFGSWPDLMDALNTGSIDGASALVTVAMRAKEQGIDLKAVALGHRDGNALVVANDIESVSDLKGKTFAIPHKFSTHNILLYQALKQAGFSYDYVNAVEMPPAEMPAALSEGRIAGYVVAEPFGAQSVVNGNGKVLYQEDDLWQNAIDCALVMRGEFLEDEPEAAQEFIDSYVAAGMEAEEGHEETNTIIKDYLDVDDKVLEQSLEWISYDDLKINEDSYTELRNYIKEMGLSENPPTYEDFVDNSFINKAM
- a CDS encoding DUF4242 domain-containing protein; this encodes MALFLVESTVNGVSNKSAFESKVEEINSAVEKKEVNLVEVQVSKDLSRTFFIFEGESQEAVSDSLSDLDLTVELVKEVRLVGKELDDVKKQADKVNYLVQWNLPENLTMDAYLDRKKKNSVHYAEVPEVSFSRTYVCEDMSKCLCFYDAPDEDAVKRAREAVNTPLDSITEIDNA
- a CDS encoding acyl-CoA/acyl-ACP dehydrogenase; this encodes MISKEFSQNDKLEAIIQEQLKPFVRQIDCEAYYAKEYLLELGKAGFYQSRDLPVNHVLQREIALVEETAKVCMTTAFNLWCQLTSMTYLRHSTNAYLKEEILPKLEKGDLLGGTGLSNPMKFYGGMEKLHLNATRTEGGYSVSGTLPSVSNLGDTHWFGIVAEVDDDQRIMACIPCDVDGLNLKEKIDYLGLNGSATFACQFKGVFIPDNWLIAEDADSFIKQVRPAFIFYQIPLGLGVTEAAIHSINKVKSKQGGSNQYLPVQAEELEQELEGLREKTYKLASMTTDFSIVWEELIRIRLEVVYLTSKAVHANMIHSGSAAYIQKSDPSRRLRESYFLVNLTPTVRHLEMLLAGEKQHLEGN